From the genome of Maribacter algicola, one region includes:
- a CDS encoding MFS transporter yields the protein MKQKPHILPTIIIAQFACTSPWFAGNTIIDELILKTGLGEDIMGWVLSSVQLGFILGTLLFALLMVADRFPPSKVFMVCALLAALCNFALLQESMTKWTILLTRFGTGFFLAGIYPVGMKIAADYYEKGLGKALGYLVGALVLGTAFPFFIKANSWGHEANTVIKITTAMTFMGGLAINFLVPNGPYRTPSKKLDLSIGPQLFGMVNFKKVAFGYFGHMWELYAFWAFTPFAIAYYNTKTGMDFSVPLWTGIVIALGGLSCALGGLISEKIGSRKVALTSLTISGLCCLISPVFFMLPPILFLSAWCIWGLAVTADSPQLSKLVAASAMGEIKGTALTLATCIGFAITIFSIQLLNYMQTITSANFLFMVLTLGPALGVWHLIRLEKD from the coding sequence TTGAAGCAAAAACCACATATCCTTCCAACCATAATAATTGCCCAATTTGCATGTACCTCCCCATGGTTTGCCGGTAATACAATCATCGATGAACTTATCTTGAAAACAGGGTTGGGTGAAGATATTATGGGCTGGGTATTATCCTCCGTACAATTGGGATTCATTCTGGGCACGCTGCTTTTTGCATTATTGATGGTAGCAGATAGGTTTCCGCCTTCCAAGGTATTTATGGTCTGTGCCCTATTGGCGGCACTCTGCAATTTTGCATTGCTTCAAGAATCTATGACCAAATGGACGATTCTTCTAACGAGGTTTGGCACTGGTTTTTTTCTTGCAGGTATTTATCCCGTGGGAATGAAGATTGCGGCAGATTACTATGAAAAAGGATTGGGCAAGGCTTTAGGGTATTTGGTAGGTGCCTTGGTCTTGGGTACCGCATTTCCATTTTTTATCAAGGCCAATAGTTGGGGCCATGAGGCGAACACCGTCATAAAAATAACTACGGCAATGACCTTTATGGGTGGATTGGCAATTAATTTTCTGGTTCCCAACGGACCCTATAGAACCCCTAGCAAAAAACTTGATCTATCCATTGGTCCCCAACTCTTTGGCATGGTAAATTTTAAGAAGGTCGCTTTTGGCTATTTTGGACACATGTGGGAGTTGTACGCCTTTTGGGCCTTTACGCCCTTTGCGATTGCATATTATAATACGAAAACTGGTATGGACTTTTCGGTACCCCTCTGGACAGGGATTGTAATTGCCCTTGGTGGACTGTCGTGTGCCCTTGGTGGTTTGATATCGGAAAAAATAGGAAGCCGTAAGGTAGCCTTAACGTCTCTTACGATATCGGGCCTATGTTGCCTAATCTCCCCGGTTTTTTTCATGCTGCCTCCCATACTATTCCTATCGGCATGGTGTATATGGGGTTTGGCCGTTACCGCAGATTCCCCACAACTATCAAAACTAGTGGCTGCATCGGCTATGGGCGAAATCAAAGGTACGGCGCTTACCCTAGCAACCTGCATCGGCTTTGCCATTACCATTTTTAGTATTCAACTCTTAAACTACATGCAGACCATCACAAGTGCAAACTTTTTATTCATGGTGTTGACATTGGGTCCGGCGTTGGGAGTTTGGCATCTTATACGCCTTGAAAAAGATTAA
- a CDS encoding bifunctional alpha,alpha-trehalose-phosphate synthase (UDP-forming)/trehalose-phosphatase, with translation MAKTIIISNRLPVQLQISNGTITAIPSVGGLATGMKSVHSGGDSLWIGWSGLTDEETPEELESQIDDALAEHGSSKVKLTQKEVDGFYYGFSNRTVWPLFHYFLEYSEFEWESWEIYKTVNQKFADAILEKAGDDDVIWVHDYQLMLVPQMVRAKRPNVSIGFFLHIPFPSFEIFRTLPWRMEVLEGLLGSDLIGFHTYDYERHFLSSVRRLLGLEVSFNDIYLDDRVIKVDSFPMGIDYKKFNEAAKEHAQRDESQKSELQKRLDTHKESTPDAKFFLSIDRLDYTKGIAKRLNAFEYFLNKYPQYKEKVRLIILAVPSRSNVPQYQLLKKEIDELVGRINGELSTVSWTPIWYFYRSMPFDNLIDLYTTCDIAWLTPIRDGMNLVAKEYIATRTDKTGVLILSEMAGSANEMNESLLINPNNFEEIADTLDKAINMPKEEQQQRNSILQKRLERYNVEKWANDFMTSLLNQKEKDLTYISRKLSVDLMNTVMKKYKSAKRRLVFLDYDGTLAGFHKDPQKASPDEDLFRLLDEISAQENTDMYLISGRDKETFTKWFKHKGYNMIVEHGVWISQNGEDFRMLEKVKKDWMEKIHPVLDSFVDRTPGSFIEEKNYSLAWHYRNTDPDFGQKRAVELNTVLTSLIANDDLSVLNGNKVMEIKSSNVNKGRASMRVFAEHEYDFVFAIGDDWTDEFMFQELPEDSITVKVGRQKTHAKYFVDSTKNVRDILGRFADMH, from the coding sequence ATGGCCAAAACTATCATTATCTCAAATAGACTCCCGGTACAATTACAAATCAGCAATGGAACCATTACGGCAATACCTAGTGTGGGCGGACTTGCCACCGGCATGAAATCGGTCCACTCAGGTGGAGATAGCCTTTGGATTGGTTGGAGCGGTCTCACCGATGAGGAAACACCCGAAGAATTGGAATCACAAATAGACGATGCCTTGGCCGAGCATGGTTCCTCCAAGGTAAAACTTACCCAAAAAGAAGTAGACGGCTTTTACTATGGATTTAGCAATAGAACAGTGTGGCCCCTCTTCCATTACTTTTTGGAGTATTCCGAGTTTGAATGGGAGAGCTGGGAAATCTATAAAACTGTAAACCAGAAATTTGCCGATGCTATTTTAGAAAAAGCGGGAGATGACGATGTTATATGGGTACATGATTATCAATTGATGCTGGTGCCGCAAATGGTCAGGGCAAAACGTCCCAATGTTTCAATTGGTTTCTTCCTACATATCCCCTTCCCTTCCTTTGAAATATTTAGAACACTACCTTGGAGGATGGAAGTATTGGAAGGTCTCTTAGGTTCCGATTTAATTGGTTTTCACACCTATGATTACGAAAGACACTTTTTAAGCTCGGTCCGAAGGCTTTTGGGCCTTGAGGTCAGTTTTAACGATATTTATTTGGATGATAGGGTGATAAAAGTGGATTCCTTTCCCATGGGAATCGATTATAAAAAATTCAACGAGGCAGCTAAGGAACATGCGCAACGCGATGAATCCCAAAAATCCGAGCTTCAAAAAAGATTGGATACCCATAAAGAATCTACTCCCGATGCGAAATTCTTCCTTTCCATAGACCGATTGGACTATACCAAGGGAATTGCCAAGCGCTTGAATGCCTTTGAATATTTTTTAAATAAGTACCCACAATACAAAGAGAAGGTACGTTTGATTATTTTGGCTGTACCTTCTCGTTCCAATGTCCCACAATACCAACTGCTGAAAAAAGAAATCGATGAGCTCGTAGGCCGAATCAATGGGGAACTTTCTACCGTAAGCTGGACCCCTATTTGGTATTTTTATAGATCTATGCCCTTTGATAACCTCATCGACCTGTATACGACCTGTGATATTGCCTGGTTAACCCCTATTCGGGATGGTATGAACTTGGTAGCCAAAGAGTATATTGCAACACGAACCGATAAGACAGGGGTACTTATTTTAAGTGAAATGGCAGGTTCTGCCAATGAAATGAATGAATCCCTCCTAATAAACCCTAATAACTTCGAGGAAATTGCGGACACCTTGGACAAGGCCATCAATATGCCCAAAGAGGAACAACAGCAGCGTAATTCAATTCTTCAAAAACGCCTGGAGCGTTATAACGTGGAGAAATGGGCCAATGATTTCATGACCTCCCTATTAAATCAAAAAGAAAAGGACCTCACCTATATATCCAGAAAGCTTTCGGTAGATTTAATGAACACCGTCATGAAAAAATATAAGTCGGCCAAAAGACGCCTTGTTTTTCTAGATTATGACGGCACTTTGGCCGGCTTTCATAAAGACCCTCAGAAGGCCAGTCCTGATGAAGATCTATTCAGATTATTGGATGAAATTTCCGCCCAGGAAAATACGGATATGTATCTAATCAGCGGAAGGGACAAAGAAACCTTTACCAAGTGGTTCAAGCATAAAGGGTACAACATGATAGTCGAGCATGGGGTTTGGATTTCCCAAAATGGAGAAGACTTTAGAATGCTGGAAAAGGTCAAAAAGGATTGGATGGAGAAAATTCATCCGGTCTTGGATTCCTTTGTGGATAGGACTCCGGGAAGTTTTATCGAAGAAAAGAATTATTCCTTGGCATGGCATTATAGAAATACCGATCCCGATTTTGGCCAAAAGAGGGCCGTGGAATTGAATACAGTATTGACCAGTTTGATTGCGAATGACGACTTGAGCGTTTTAAACGGAAATAAGGTTATGGAAATCAAGAGTAGCAATGTAAACAAGGGAAGGGCCTCCATGCGCGTATTTGCGGAACATGAATATGATTTTGTTTTTGCCATAGGCGATGACTGGACGGATGAGTTTATGTTCCAGGAACTCCCGGAAGATTCCATTACGGTCAAAGTGGGAAGACAAAAAACCCACGCCAAGTATTTTGTAGACAGTACCAAAAATGTTAGGGATATTTTAGGCCGATTTGCTGACATGCATTAA
- a CDS encoding pyridoxal phosphate-dependent decarboxylase family protein, with the protein MDKNLLAKVYSPLNFQKRGYQLIDELTAHLDDKLNEKSEKAINWNDPEEELKFWKDFLKNGDENDLFKTITERTTYVHHPHYIGHQVSPAAPITALTGMISSLLNNGMAVYEMGMSPSAIERVVTDLLCERIGWNADARGFLTSGGTLANLTALLTARKAILNEDVWNAGTSSALGIMVSEEAHYCVDRAARIMGLGEKGIIKIPCGESFQMDISVLEEKYKEAKAKGITIFAIVGSAPSTATGMFDNLKAIGQFAKKYNVWFHVDGAHGGAGIFSKKYKHTLKGIENADSVVIDGHKMMMLPTITTALLLKNGMYANATFSQKADYLLTDSDHEDWYNSGKRTFECTKTMMSIHWYTMLKYYGEAVFDAYVTQLYDMGASFGDIIEHHASFHLAVTPMANIVCFRFVDSNLSQIQLNELNAKIRHQLLEDGEFYIVQTKLRGWHYLRVTVMNPFTTTDHFQKLLDKIVSLAEKSVSSKTTVC; encoded by the coding sequence ATGGATAAAAATCTCCTTGCTAAAGTTTATTCCCCTTTGAATTTTCAAAAAAGGGGCTATCAGTTAATTGATGAGCTAACAGCCCATTTGGATGATAAACTAAATGAAAAGTCGGAAAAAGCCATTAATTGGAACGATCCAGAAGAAGAACTGAAGTTCTGGAAGGATTTTTTGAAGAATGGTGATGAAAACGACCTTTTTAAGACGATAACAGAGCGTACAACCTATGTACACCATCCCCACTACATAGGACATCAGGTGAGTCCCGCTGCTCCCATAACAGCATTAACGGGTATGATCAGTTCTCTTTTAAATAATGGGATGGCCGTCTATGAAATGGGTATGTCACCAAGTGCCATTGAACGTGTGGTAACAGATTTACTATGTGAACGGATAGGTTGGAATGCCGATGCCCGAGGTTTTCTGACCTCCGGCGGGACCTTGGCGAATCTCACAGCGCTCTTAACGGCGCGAAAAGCTATATTGAACGAAGATGTTTGGAATGCAGGAACGAGCAGTGCTCTAGGTATTATGGTGAGCGAGGAAGCTCATTACTGTGTGGACAGAGCGGCCAGAATTATGGGCTTGGGCGAAAAAGGCATCATAAAAATTCCGTGTGGCGAATCCTTCCAAATGGATATATCCGTTTTGGAAGAAAAATATAAAGAAGCCAAAGCAAAGGGAATTACCATCTTTGCCATTGTGGGAAGTGCTCCTTCCACGGCAACGGGAATGTTCGATAATCTTAAAGCTATTGGTCAATTTGCAAAAAAATACAACGTGTGGTTCCATGTGGACGGTGCCCATGGTGGTGCGGGGATTTTCTCAAAAAAATACAAACACACCCTTAAAGGAATCGAAAATGCCGATTCTGTGGTAATTGACGGACACAAAATGATGATGTTGCCAACGATAACCACTGCCCTACTCCTAAAAAATGGAATGTATGCCAATGCCACCTTTAGCCAAAAGGCGGACTATCTCCTCACAGATTCAGACCATGAGGATTGGTACAATTCAGGGAAGAGAACCTTTGAATGTACAAAGACCATGATGAGCATCCATTGGTATACTATGCTCAAATACTATGGCGAAGCGGTTTTTGATGCCTACGTAACCCAATTGTATGATATGGGTGCATCCTTTGGTGATATAATTGAACATCACGCTTCATTTCATTTGGCCGTAACGCCTATGGCCAATATTGTATGTTTTCGATTTGTCGATTCAAATTTGTCACAAATACAATTGAACGAATTAAATGCCAAAATACGGCACCAACTATTGGAAGATGGTGAATTCTACATAGTGCAGACCAAGTTACGCGGTTGGCACTATTTACGGGTCACAGTAATGAACCCTTTCACCACAACGGACCATTTTCAAAAACTGCTGGACAAGATAGTTTCATTGGCAGAGAAATCGGTTTCCTCTAAAACTACAGTTTGTTAA
- a CDS encoding M28 family metallopeptidase, with the protein MKKWLLLGLLTITLTLSAQTDQRIYDIIDAVSAERIENDITKLANFGTRHTLSDTVSQTRGIGAARRWIKSEFEKTSQACNGCLNVFYQKDLVKKGANQRIVHDVEVVNVLAIQKGSKYPNRYIIMSGDIDSRVSDPTNFTDDSPGANDNASGMAGTLEAARVLSKYTFENSIIYMGLSGEEQGLFGGGGVAQYAKDQGWEIIGIFNNDMIGNIKGVDGVVSNVDFRIFSEPVPPNETEEQRRARRFYGGEVDGISRQLARYVHKNVKTYMPEMNPMMIYRLDRFGRGGHHRPFNDAGFAGIRIMEAHENYTQQHQDIRVEDGIEYGDVLEHVNFDYAAKLTAVNAINLASLAWAPPAPKEVKIGGIVEPSAKFQWSRVDGAKGYKIYWRDTTSPTWDYSRYVGDVTEFTLEGIVIDNFFFGLSAVGENGFESPVVFPNGIFR; encoded by the coding sequence ATGAAAAAATGGCTACTTCTGGGTCTTTTGACCATAACCCTTACATTATCAGCGCAAACGGACCAACGCATCTATGATATTATTGATGCCGTTTCTGCGGAACGCATAGAAAACGATATCACCAAATTGGCCAATTTTGGCACCCGACATACCTTAAGCGATACAGTCTCACAAACCCGTGGCATAGGTGCGGCAAGACGCTGGATAAAGTCTGAATTTGAGAAAACTTCCCAGGCCTGTAACGGTTGTTTGAACGTTTTTTATCAAAAAGACTTGGTCAAAAAGGGCGCCAATCAACGCATTGTGCATGATGTGGAAGTCGTGAATGTCTTGGCCATTCAAAAAGGAAGCAAATACCCCAATAGATACATTATTATGAGCGGCGATATTGATAGTCGGGTAAGCGACCCTACCAATTTTACGGACGATTCACCTGGAGCCAACGACAATGCCAGCGGTATGGCCGGAACCTTGGAAGCAGCACGGGTACTTTCAAAATACACATTTGAAAACAGCATTATCTATATGGGTCTTTCCGGTGAGGAACAAGGTCTTTTTGGCGGCGGCGGCGTGGCGCAATACGCCAAAGATCAAGGATGGGAAATCATTGGGATTTTTAATAACGATATGATTGGAAATATCAAAGGTGTGGATGGAGTAGTAAGCAATGTGGATTTCCGAATTTTTTCCGAACCCGTACCTCCCAATGAAACGGAAGAGCAACGCAGGGCAAGACGGTTTTATGGAGGTGAAGTCGATGGTATTTCAAGACAATTGGCTAGATATGTGCATAAGAATGTAAAGACCTATATGCCCGAAATGAATCCCATGATGATTTATCGTTTGGATCGTTTTGGCCGTGGAGGACATCACAGGCCCTTTAACGACGCTGGTTTTGCGGGAATACGAATCATGGAGGCGCACGAAAATTACACCCAGCAACATCAGGATATTCGGGTGGAAGACGGCATTGAATATGGGGATGTCCTAGAACATGTAAACTTTGACTACGCGGCAAAACTAACCGCTGTAAATGCGATTAACCTGGCTTCCTTGGCTTGGGCACCACCGGCACCTAAAGAAGTAAAAATTGGTGGTATTGTTGAACCATCGGCCAAATTCCAATGGAGCAGGGTAGATGGAGCCAAAGGATACAAAATCTACTGGAGGGATACGACCTCACCCACTTGGGATTACAGTAGATATGTAGGTGACGTTACCGAATTTACATTGGAAGGAATCGTTATTGATAATTTTTTCTTTGGTCTGTCCGCGGTAGGTGAAAACGGATTTGAAAGTCCGGTCGTATTTCCAAACGGAATTTTTAGATAA
- a CDS encoding glycoside hydrolase family 15 protein translates to MNNLDYGIIGNCRSAALVSKRGSIDWCCLPEFDSSSLFAKLLDEEKGGSFEILVDDSYIIEQRYKKHTAVLITKFSCGDDVFEIRDFMPRYRKAEGGYNSPPELIRYIKHVSGKPKFKVCFNPKLEYAHGKTDTYVKKNFVVSLTHGEKFDTCFLYTSFNKNAVVDGRELEITEDGYFLLGYNEKLFQPTVRKMYTELERTKVYWLNWSSKTPNYRKYNSQISRSAITLKLLTYDKSGAVLAAATTSLPETIGEVRNWDYRFCWIRDASMAIKVIGELGHRNVAKRYLQFIVDLIPDKDEKLQIMYGINKEKKLTERTLDHLAGYKGSKPVRIGNAAYKQRQNDIYGILMDVIYEQLSKYSNDTENGEDLWGITKGIVWIVSHHWKEADKGIWEFRTEDRHFTFSKVLCWVAIDRAIKVARLFRKTHKLEKWTQLEQEIKNDIHANAWNPEVNAFTQSYGSPDMDASVLLMESYGFIHAKDPKFVSTVHAVERELSNDGLLYRYKNEDDFGLPSSSFTICTFWFINSLFKIGETEKAMKHFDTLLSYSNHLGLFSEDIDFKTKRLLGNFPQAYSHLALIECAINFSRQESEEQVMASINKL, encoded by the coding sequence ATGAATAACTTAGACTACGGAATAATAGGAAATTGTAGAAGTGCTGCATTAGTATCAAAAAGAGGCTCCATAGATTGGTGCTGTTTGCCTGAATTTGACTCTTCATCGTTATTTGCAAAGTTACTGGATGAGGAAAAGGGAGGTAGTTTTGAAATTCTGGTAGATGATTCCTATATCATAGAGCAGCGTTATAAAAAGCATACCGCTGTTTTAATAACCAAATTCTCTTGTGGAGACGACGTTTTTGAAATTCGCGATTTTATGCCCCGCTACAGGAAGGCTGAAGGCGGTTATAATTCACCTCCCGAGCTAATCAGATACATTAAACATGTAAGCGGTAAACCTAAGTTTAAGGTATGCTTTAACCCCAAATTGGAATATGCCCATGGTAAAACGGATACCTATGTCAAAAAGAACTTTGTAGTAAGTCTTACCCATGGAGAAAAGTTCGATACCTGTTTTCTGTATACCTCATTTAATAAAAATGCCGTAGTTGATGGAAGGGAATTGGAGATAACAGAGGACGGCTATTTTCTATTGGGGTATAACGAAAAATTGTTCCAACCTACGGTTCGAAAGATGTACACCGAATTGGAACGAACCAAGGTGTATTGGTTGAATTGGAGCAGTAAGACTCCTAACTATAGAAAGTACAATTCCCAAATCAGTAGAAGTGCCATCACCCTTAAACTCTTGACCTATGACAAATCGGGAGCGGTTCTGGCCGCAGCCACGACCTCGTTACCGGAAACGATAGGGGAGGTCCGTAACTGGGATTACCGTTTTTGCTGGATACGGGATGCTTCCATGGCCATTAAGGTGATCGGTGAACTGGGGCATAGGAATGTTGCCAAGAGATATCTGCAATTTATCGTAGATCTCATTCCAGATAAGGATGAGAAACTACAGATTATGTATGGCATTAACAAGGAGAAAAAGTTAACGGAACGTACCTTGGACCATTTAGCGGGCTATAAAGGTTCCAAACCGGTACGAATTGGGAATGCGGCCTACAAACAACGGCAAAATGATATCTATGGCATTTTGATGGATGTTATTTATGAGCAACTTTCAAAGTATAGTAATGATACGGAAAACGGTGAGGATTTATGGGGCATTACCAAAGGAATCGTATGGATCGTTTCCCATCACTGGAAGGAGGCGGATAAGGGTATTTGGGAATTTAGGACAGAGGATAGACACTTTACTTTTTCAAAAGTATTGTGTTGGGTCGCCATTGATAGGGCCATCAAGGTAGCCAGATTGTTCAGAAAGACCCATAAACTGGAAAAATGGACTCAATTGGAGCAGGAGATTAAAAACGATATCCACGCCAATGCTTGGAATCCGGAAGTCAACGCCTTTACCCAATCCTATGGTTCACCGGATATGGATGCTTCGGTCCTGTTGATGGAATCCTACGGATTTATCCATGCCAAAGATCCTAAGTTCGTAAGTACGGTACATGCTGTTGAACGGGAACTTAGTAATGATGGTTTATTATATCGATATAAAAATGAAGATGACTTTGGCCTGCCCTCTTCCTCATTTACCATTTGCACTTTTTGGTTTATCAACAGCCTTTTCAAAATAGGGGAAACGGAAAAGGCGATGAAGCACTTTGACACCCTTTTGTCCTACAGTAATCATTTAGGTCTCTTTAGTGAAGATATTGATTTTAAGACCAAAAGATTGCTTGGTAATTTTCCCCAAGCCTATTCACATTTGGCCTTAATTGAATGTGCCATTAACTTTTCCAGACAGGAAAGCGAGGAGCAAGTAATGGCATCGATTAACAAACTGTAG
- a CDS encoding nuclear transport factor 2 family protein translates to MNRLLFLSVLFLFFSLKSYSQPSTEVFLADLEWNEGTLKIGNPKNISNNEGYDNQPSFYDDDRILLASTRNGQTDIALYNINSESKSWINSTPKGGEYSPLRILDQEDISAIRLDDDGLQRLYRYDFKTGKYKELIANLKVGYHVWYNDHVIVCTVLVENRMDLVIVNIKDNTLYTIQKSVGRSLHKIPQTELISYISKENDTTLVKSLNPISGATEYIVTLPGSFEDVSWTKEGTLLTAYENNLLGYDYKKKGSWKLLHTFDKLEIPKISRLAISPDGQILAFVSEDPKYKIVQKQVESYNSGDLDAFVNCYSENVVVQNFPADTLYIGHQKMRENYGSLSPDNKKYDVEVANRITMGNFVIDHEIVTGDGSISKQVAIYEVADRISSMTFIFDNGSESIPESVVQEQVDAYNKRDIDAFMATYTDDVKLYNFPKNLTTDGPEEMRKGYTEFFTSTPDLHCEIKNRIVIGNKVIDEEEVTANGNTFSAVAIYEVENEKISKVTFLK, encoded by the coding sequence ATGAATCGGTTATTATTCCTCTCGGTACTCTTTTTATTTTTTTCTTTAAAAAGCTATTCCCAGCCTAGCACAGAAGTGTTTCTGGCCGATTTGGAATGGAACGAGGGAACTTTAAAAATCGGGAATCCCAAAAACATTTCTAACAATGAAGGCTACGACAATCAACCTTCCTTCTACGATGACGACCGAATTCTACTTGCTTCCACCCGAAACGGACAGACCGATATAGCCCTTTACAATATTAATTCCGAATCAAAATCGTGGATCAACAGTACTCCAAAGGGAGGTGAATATTCACCTTTGAGAATATTGGACCAAGAGGATATTTCGGCCATCAGATTAGACGATGATGGATTACAAAGATTGTATAGGTATGATTTTAAGACTGGAAAGTATAAAGAACTTATTGCCAATTTAAAAGTTGGATATCATGTGTGGTACAACGACCATGTCATAGTATGCACGGTCTTGGTTGAAAACCGAATGGATTTGGTGATCGTAAACATAAAGGATAATACCCTCTACACTATACAGAAAAGTGTAGGCAGGTCGCTGCACAAGATTCCCCAAACGGAGCTGATCAGTTATATTTCAAAAGAAAATGATACAACCTTGGTAAAATCCCTGAATCCTATTTCCGGGGCTACGGAATATATCGTGACGCTTCCTGGCTCATTTGAAGATGTAAGTTGGACAAAAGAAGGAACCTTGCTTACGGCGTACGAAAACAATTTGTTGGGTTACGATTACAAAAAGAAGGGCTCCTGGAAACTCCTGCACACATTTGATAAATTGGAAATACCTAAAATATCAAGACTGGCCATTAGTCCGGATGGTCAAATATTGGCATTCGTAAGCGAGGACCCCAAATACAAAATCGTTCAAAAACAGGTGGAATCCTATAATTCGGGGGATTTGGATGCCTTCGTCAATTGTTATAGTGAAAACGTGGTAGTTCAAAATTTTCCGGCGGACACCCTTTATATCGGGCATCAAAAAATGCGGGAGAACTATGGGAGCCTGTCCCCGGATAATAAGAAATATGATGTAGAGGTCGCAAATAGGATTACCATGGGAAATTTTGTAATCGACCATGAAATAGTTACGGGAGACGGAAGTATTTCTAAGCAAGTGGCAATATATGAAGTCGCCGACCGAATTTCTAGCATGACATTTATTTTTGACAATGGGTCGGAATCCATCCCCGAAAGTGTTGTCCAAGAACAGGTGGATGCCTATAATAAAAGAGATATCGATGCATTTATGGCAACGTATACTGACGATGTAAAACTCTACAACTTCCCAAAAAACCTAACTACAGATGGACCAGAGGAAATGCGTAAGGGCTACACCGAATTTTTCACCTCCACACCAGACCTGCATTGCGAAATCAAAAACAGAATCGTCATAGGCAACAAAGTGATAGACGAAGAGGAGGTAACGGCCAATGGCAATACGTTTTCCGCCGTAGCTATTTACGAAGTTGAAAATGAGAAAATATCCAAAGTCACTTTCCTAAAGTAA